One window of the Trifolium pratense cultivar HEN17-A07 linkage group LG2, ARS_RC_1.1, whole genome shotgun sequence genome contains the following:
- the LOC123909042 gene encoding protein FEZ-like, with the protein MEEKNDGEKLDEVMLPGFRFHPTDEELVGFYLKRKVQQRPLSIELIKQLDIYKYDPWDLPKFASTGEKEWYFYCPRDRKYRNSARPNRVTGAGFWKATGTDRPIYSSEGSKCIGLKKSLVFYKGRAAKGIKTDWMMHEFRLPSLTDPLSPKKYLEKTIPANESWAICRIFKKTNSTAQRALSQSWVSSLSETRTSNILTKNQEITQFCSNNMLLTKKTTLADNFCPNNNDNQNFDVTPYKSNINPLLHKAFDNLLPISSNEDLNASMIFSSPSQLQTSDNNNFISKSTLDVSSMLLNMSSSTFGDEVTTTNFMNGGLQEQFSEYYSLPYGNNYENNNALVKVPYNVNVNVPRIDDEQELMHFNIGDAWKSNLLWDTSFCPCDVPSSYYSTTTKCYT; encoded by the exons atggaagaaaaaaatgatggtGAAAAACTTGATGAAGTTATGTTACCAGGGTTTAGGTTTCATCCAACTGATGAAGAGCTTGTTGGTTTTTACCTAAAGAGAAAGGTTCAACAAAGGCCTCTTTCTATTGAGCTCATCAAACAGCTTGATATCTATAAATATGATCCTTGGGATCTTCCAA AGTTTGCTAGTACAGGAGAGAAAGAGTGGTATTTCTACTGTCCAAGAGACAGAAAATACAGAAACAGTGCAAGGCCTAATAGGGTAACTGGAGCTGGATTCTGGAAAGCTACAGGTACTGATAGACCTATCTATTCCTCAGAAGGTTCAAAGTGCATTGGCCTTAAGAAATCATTAGTCTTTTACAAAGGAAGAGCTGCTAAAGGAATCAAAACTGATTGGATGATGCATGAGTTTAGGCTACCTTCTCTCACTGATCCACTTTCACCTAAGAAGTACTTGGAGAAAACCATTCCTGCTAAT GAATCATGGGCTATCTGCAGAATATTCAAGAAAACCAATTCTACAGCTCAAAGAGCTTTGTCTCAATCTTGGGTTTCTTCCCTTTCTGAAACAAGAACCTCTAATATACTAACTAAAAATCAAGAAATCACTCAATTTTGTTCTAACAACATGTTATTGACAAAGAAAACTACCTTAGCCGACAACTTTTGCCCTAACAACAATGATAACCAAAATTTTGATGTTACCCCTTACAAATCCAATATTAATCCATTACTCCACAAAGCCTTTGATAACTTATTACCAATATCATCAAATGAAGATCTTAATGCAAGCATGATATTCTCATCACCATCTCAACTACAAACATCTGATAACAATAATTTTATCTCCAAATCTACATTAGATGTTTCATCAATGTTGTTGAACATGTCATCCTCAACGTTTGGTGATGAGGTTACAACTACAAATTTCATGAATGGTGGGTTGCAAGAGCAATTTAGTGAGTACTACTCATTACCATATGGTAACaattatgaaaataataatgcaTTGGTAAAGGTACCTTATAATGTGAATGTGAATGTGCCTCGTATTGATGATGAACAAGAATTGATGCATTTCAATATTGGTGATGCATGGAAGTCAAATTTGCTTTGGGATACTTCATTTTGTCCTTGTGATGTTCCCTCTAGTTATTATTCTACAACAACCAAGTGTTACACTTAA
- the LOC123905401 gene encoding TMV resistance protein N-like, with protein MSMMKELNFGTSSSFTYEWVYDVFLSFRGEDTRNGFTRNLYNALCGKGINTFIDDQELRKGEEITPALMMAIQQSRIAIVIFSENYASSTFCLEELTKIMECIKHKGRMVWPDFYQVDPSNVRHQKSSYAKALANYERKKTIDKEKVKQWRLALQ; from the coding sequence ATGTCTATGATGAAAGAGTTAAACTTTGGGACTTCATCTTCCTTCACCTATGAATGGGTTTATGATGTTTTCCTCAGTTTTCGAGGAGAGGATACTCGTAATGGTTTTACCAGGAACCTTTATAATGCTCTTTGTGGAAAAGGAATCAACACTTTCATAGATGATCAAGAACTTAGGAAAGGAGAAGAAATCACACCAGCTCTCATGATGGCAATCCAACAATCAAGAATTGCAATTGTGATTTTTTCAGAAAACTATGCATCATCCACTTTTTGTTTGGAAGAGCTTACAAAGATCATGGAGTGCATAAAACACAAGGGCAGGATGGTTTGGCCAGATTTTTATCAAGTTGACCCTTCTAATGTCCGCCATCAGAAAAGTAGCTATGCAAAAGCACTGgccaattatgaaagaaaaaaaaccattgACAAGGAGAAGGTGAAACAGTGGAGGTTAGCTTTGCAatag
- the LOC123905397 gene encoding TMV resistance protein N-like codes for MATMRKLKSSSSSSITYGWAYDVFLSFRGEDTRMGFTGNLYNALVGKGINTFIDDEELRKGEEITPALMMAIQQSRIAVVIFSENYASSTFCLEELRKIMECIKHKGRLVWPVFYKVDPSDVRHLKGSYAEALAKCKRKTFDTEKVKQWKLALQEAANLVGSHFKHGYEYKFIGKIIQEVSKKINRRPLHVAKYPVGLESRVQKLNSLLEVESDEGAQMVGIYGMGGLGKTTLACAIYNCIADQFDSLCFLGDIRENSMKRGLVQLQEMLLFELAGEKDLKLCSLNKGIPIIKSRLRGKKILLILDDVNSLEQLKALAGGLDWFGSGSRVIITTRDKHLLHVYGVKRVYEVEGFNCEEALELFVWNAFKSKEVDPSHLDISKKVVLYFNGLPLAVEIIGSDLYGRTILEWKSAIDTYERIPHDNIQEILRVSYDGLKEFEKEIFLDIACFFKGYKLTDVMNILCSGRGFAPDYAIQVLIDKSLIKIDEYSVRMHDMIEDMGREIVRLESPSKPGERSRLWFSKDILHVFKENKGSDKTEVIVLNLLKDKEVQWDGNAFMNMENLKILVIEKARFSRGPNHLPKSLRVLKWCDYPESSLPAHYNPKKLVMLDLSMGLFTFSNQMIMKFKSFKEMKLSKCQSLKQVPDMSGAPNLKKLHLDSCKNLVEVHDSVGFLGKLEDLNLNRCTGLKILPRGINLPSLKTMSLRNCTSLENFPEILGKMKNITYLVLSDSGICDLPFSIGLLVGLEKLTIDRCNKLLELPSSIFMLPKLDTLEAYCCKGLAQITKGKGQVLPETLSSDVINASSRLVPRYVDLSFCYLPYEFLATLLPSLHYVTHISLDYSTITILPSCINECHSLKQLTMNNCMELREIRGLPPNIKYLHAINCESLTSQSKEILLNQMLLNSGFEIKYIIYPGSTIPSLFHQHTCEPSLSFWFRNKLPEMALCFVGVLGGSVTNYQKRLVEYNFDLIIDSNQRISNIFHVDWFENSLFDTNHIFLLDVQLKASLDMIGKLHFENGWNHAEFRLMKNGGEYMKQTRVYVQEQMINMPDIQFINPEVPIGKENK; via the exons ATGGCTACCATGAGAAAATTAAAATCCTCATCCTCTTCTTCCATCACTTATGGATGGGCTTATGATGTTTTTCTCAGTTTTCGAGGGGAGGATACTCGCATGGGTTTTACCGGAAACCTTTATAATGCTCTTGTTGGAAAAGGAATCAACACTTTCATAGATGATGAAGAACTTAGAAAAGGAGAAGAAATCACACCAGCTCTCATGATGGCAATCCAACAATCAAGGATTGCAGTTGTGATTTTTTCAGAAAACTATGCATCATCCACTTTCTGCTTGGAAGAACTTAGAAAGATCATGGAGTGCATAAAACACAAAGGCAGGTTGGTTTGGCCAGTTTTTTATAAAGTTGACCCTTCTGATGTGCGCCATCTGAAAGGGAGTTATGCAGAAGCACTTGCCAAATGTAAAAGAAAAACCTTTGACACAGAGAAGGTCAAACAGTGGAAGTTAGCTTTGCAAGAAGCAGCAAATTTGGTAGGTTCGCATTTCAAACACGG GTACGAGTATAAGTTCATTGGCAAGATCATTCAAGAGGTCTCTAAAAAGATTAATCGTAGACCTTTACATGTGGCTAAATACCCTGTTGGGTTAGAGTCTCGAGTACAAAAATTGAACTCACTTCTAGAAGTTGAATCAGATGAGGGGGCTCAAATGGTAGGGATTTACGGAATGGGTGGATTAGGTAAAACAACACTTGCATGTGCTATATACAATTGCATTGCTGACCAATTTGATAGTCTCTGTTTTCTTGGTGATATTAGAGAAAATTCTATGAAGCGTGGTTTGGTACAACTACAGGAGATGCTTCTTTTTGAATTAGCTGGAGAGAAAGATCTTAAGTTGTGCAGTTTAAATAAAGGAATTCCTATAATCAAAAGTAGGCTTCGTGGGAAAAAAATTCTATTGATTTTGGATGATGTTAACAGTCTGGAGCAACTAAAAGCACTTGCTGGTGGACTTGATTGGTTTGGTTCTGGCAGCAGAGTTATTATAACAACAAGGGATAAGCATTTGTTGCATGTTTATGGTGTTAAAAGAGTCTATGAAGTAGAAGGATTCAATTGTGAAGAAGCCCTTGAATTGTTTGTTTGGAATGCTTTTAAATCAAAAGAAGTTGATCCTAGTCATTTGGACATTTCAAAGAAAGTAGTACTTTATTTTAATGGTCTTCCATTGGCTGTTGAAATAATAGGTTCTGACTTATATGGTAGAACAATATTAGAATGGAAATCTGCTATAGATACTTATGAGAGAATTCCTCATGATAATATTCAGGAAATCCTACGAGTAAGTTATGATGGCTTAAAAGAATTTGAGAAGGAAATCTTTTTAGACATCGCTTGCTTCTTCAAAGGATACAAACTAACTGATGTCATGAACATACTTTGTAGTGGTCGTGGCTTCGCCCCAGACTATGCTATCCAGGTGTTGATTGATAAGAGTCtaataaaaattgatgaatATAGTGTGAGGATGCATGACATGATTGAAGATATGGGTAGAGAAATTGTGAGACTGGAATCACCCTCAAAGCCAGGTGAACGCAGTAGATTATGGTTCTCCAAAGATATACTTCATGTTTTCAAAGAGAACAAG GGGTCTGATAAAACTGAGGTCATTGTGCTAAACCTACTCAAAGATAAAGAAGTCCAGTGGGATGGAAATGCATTTATGAATATGGAAAACCTCAAAATACTGGTAATAGAAAAAGCTCGCTTTTCCAGAGGACCTAATCATCTCCCAAAAAGTTTAAGAGTTCTGAAATGGTGTGATTATCCTGAATCGTCGTTGCCGGCTCATTATAATCCAAAGAAACTTGTCATGCTTGACTTGTCTATGGGCCTTTTTACATTCAGCAACCAAATGATcatg aaatttaaatCTTTTAAGGAAATGAAGTTAAGCAAGTGTCAATCTTTAAAGCAAGTACCTGACATGTCTGGTGCTCCGAATTTGAAGAAACTGCATCTTGATTCCTGCAAGAATTTGGTTGAAGTTCATGATTCCGTTGGGTTCCTTGGAAAACTTGAAGATTTGAATCTTAATCGTTGCACTGGTCTCAAGATTCTTCCCCGTGGTATCAACTTACCTTCACTTAAAACCATGTCCCTTAGGAATTGTACATCTCTTGAGAATTTTCCAGAAATTCTAGGGAAGATGAAAAACATAACATACCTTGTTTTGAGTGATAGTGGGATATGTGATTTGCCCTTCTCCATTGGACTTCTTGTGGGGCTTGAAAAGCTGACTATAGACAGATGCAATAAGCTACTTGAATTACCAAGTAGTATTTTTATGTTGCCAAAACTTGATACTTTGGAGGCTTACTGTTGCAAGGGGCTTGCACAAATTACGAAGGGAAAAGGTCAAGTGCTGCCAGAAACACTGTCTTCAGATGTGATAAATGCTAGTTCTCGTTTGGTTCCTAGATATGTTGACTTGAGCTTTTGCTATTTGCCATATGAATTTCTTGCTACACTTCTGCCTTCATTGCACTATGTAACACATATATCCCTTGATTACAGCACCATCACAATCCTTCCTTCATGCATCAATGAATGTCATTCTTTGAAGCAACTTACTATGAATAATTGTATGGAGCTTCGAGAAATCAGAGGCCTGccaccaaacataaaatatctTCATGCAATAAATTGTGAATCACTGACTTCTCAATCCAAGGAAATATTACTAAATCAG ATGCTGCTCAATTCCGGGTTCGaaatcaaatatatcatttatCCAGGATCAACTATCCCAAGTTTGTTCCATCAACATACATGTGAACCATCCCTGTCCTTCTGGTTCCGTAACAAATTGCCAGAAATGGCACTCTGTTTCGTCGGAGTTTTGGGTGGTTCCGTAACAAATTACCAGAAACGTCTTGTTGAGTATAATTTTGACCTGATCATTGATAGCAATCAACGAATCAGCAACATTTTCCATGTTGATTGGtttgaaaatagtttatttgacacaaatcatatatttctgCTAGATGTGCAGCTCAAAGCTAGCCTTGATATGATTGGAAAACTACATTTTGAGAATGGATGGAATCATGCTGAATTTCGGTTGATGAAAAATGGTGGCGAATATATGAAGCAGACGAGAGTTTATGTACAAGAACAAATGATAAACATGCCAGACATTCAATTTATAAATCCTGAGGTTCCAataggaaaagaaaataaataa